The Echinicola rosea genome has a segment encoding these proteins:
- a CDS encoding DUF3276 family protein, which yields MEEHKGNDREEIFSRKVKAGKRTYFFDVKSTRSNDYYLTITESKRKIRDDNFVYEKHKIFLYKEDFAKFVDALQDTVDHVKNELMADFDFSQYEVEAETSSEDKFGEDLKWD from the coding sequence GTGGAAGAGCATAAAGGAAACGACAGAGAGGAAATTTTCTCAAGAAAAGTAAAAGCTGGAAAAAGAACTTACTTTTTTGACGTAAAATCAACAAGATCAAACGACTATTACCTGACCATCACCGAAAGTAAGCGAAAAATCCGTGATGACAATTTCGTTTATGAAAAACACAAAATCTTCTTGTACAAAGAGGACTTTGCCAAATTCGTCGATGCGTTGCAGGATACGGTAGATCACGTCAAAAACGAATTGATGGCCGACTTTGACTTTTCCCAATATGAAGTGGAAGCCGAGACCAGTTCCGAAGACAAATTCGGAGAAGATTTAAAGTGGGATTAA
- a CDS encoding ABC-F family ATP-binding cassette domain-containing protein, with protein sequence MLSINNLSYYIGGRALYENASLHIKPKDKIGLVGLNGTGKSTLLKIINGDYQPSKGEIQKAKDCTIGFLNQDLLSYQSEDSILDVALEAFKETLALQDEINVVLKQMETDYSEEIINKLANLQERFEANEGYTIKAKAEEVLEGIGFSTGDLSRPLKTFSGGWRMRVMLAKLLLEKPSLLMLDEPTNHLDLPSIQWVENYLKTYEGAVIVVSHDQTFLDNCIEVTVEVSRQSLTPYAGNYSFFKEQKVEREEIQQNAYENQQKMIKDTERFIERFRAKASKSNQVQSRVKALERMERVNEVVSDNISVNFKFKFSKQSGRDVVTLDNVSKAYGDIKILENSTARIERGDKIALIGANGKGKSTLLRIIDGSEPIIGDRSEGYNVVKSFFAQHQLEALNVNNEILQEMVQAGSDKTETELRNVLGCFLFTNDDVFKKIKVLSGGEKSRVALAKTLISEANFLLLDEPTNHLDMQSVNILIQALQQYEGTFVTVSHDRHFIKGVANKIWYIEDHEIKEYLGTYEEYVFWRSQQVEKAVPSAPKKEKAPKPKPVRTHSEVSQAKKDLKKKERELEDVEGHIMALEDEKVQLEKQLADPAVFQNEEESQKVNKAYEEVKKKEEQLTSNWERLAEEIQDLQETVS encoded by the coding sequence ATGTTATCCATCAATAATTTATCCTATTACATCGGTGGGAGGGCATTGTACGAGAATGCTTCCCTGCATATCAAACCTAAAGACAAAATCGGCTTGGTAGGTCTTAACGGGACCGGTAAGTCCACGCTGTTGAAAATCATCAACGGAGATTATCAGCCTAGCAAGGGCGAGATCCAAAAAGCCAAGGACTGTACCATAGGTTTTTTGAACCAAGACTTGTTGTCCTATCAGTCTGAGGACAGTATTTTGGATGTCGCGTTGGAGGCTTTTAAAGAGACCTTGGCGCTTCAGGATGAAATTAATGTGGTCCTAAAGCAGATGGAAACGGATTATTCCGAAGAAATCATCAATAAGCTGGCAAATTTGCAGGAGCGGTTTGAAGCGAATGAGGGCTATACGATTAAAGCCAAAGCAGAGGAAGTGCTGGAAGGGATTGGTTTTTCTACAGGCGATTTAAGTAGGCCGTTGAAGACGTTCTCGGGGGGATGGAGAATGCGGGTGATGCTGGCCAAGTTGCTGTTGGAGAAGCCGTCATTGCTGATGCTTGATGAACCTACCAACCACCTTGACCTGCCTTCCATCCAGTGGGTGGAAAATTACCTAAAGACCTACGAAGGAGCGGTGATCGTGGTATCCCACGACCAGACTTTCTTGGACAATTGTATCGAGGTCACAGTGGAAGTATCCCGGCAATCACTGACCCCGTATGCAGGGAATTACTCGTTCTTTAAAGAACAGAAGGTAGAGCGTGAAGAAATTCAGCAGAATGCCTATGAGAATCAGCAAAAGATGATCAAAGATACGGAGCGTTTCATCGAGCGTTTCCGGGCCAAAGCTTCCAAATCCAATCAGGTGCAGTCGCGGGTCAAAGCACTGGAAAGAATGGAGCGGGTGAATGAAGTAGTGAGTGATAATATCTCAGTAAATTTCAAGTTTAAGTTTTCTAAACAGTCCGGTCGGGACGTGGTGACATTGGACAATGTGTCCAAGGCTTACGGAGATATCAAGATCCTGGAAAACTCCACCGCCCGTATCGAAAGGGGTGATAAGATCGCCCTGATCGGAGCTAATGGCAAAGGGAAGTCCACCCTTTTGCGGATCATTGACGGTTCTGAGCCTATTATTGGTGATCGAAGTGAAGGCTATAATGTAGTGAAATCCTTCTTTGCGCAGCACCAACTGGAAGCACTTAATGTCAATAATGAAATCCTGCAGGAAATGGTACAGGCAGGAAGTGATAAAACTGAAACTGAACTGAGAAATGTCTTGGGGTGCTTTCTGTTTACCAACGATGATGTGTTCAAGAAGATCAAGGTGCTATCAGGTGGAGAGAAGTCACGGGTGGCACTGGCCAAGACATTGATATCCGAAGCCAATTTCCTCCTGCTCGATGAGCCTACAAACCACTTGGACATGCAGTCAGTCAATATCCTTATCCAAGCCTTGCAGCAGTACGAGGGAACCTTTGTGACCGTTTCGCACGACCGTCATTTTATCAAGGGGGTGGCCAATAAGATTTGGTATATCGAAGATCATGAGATCAAGGAATACCTTGGAACGTATGAAGAGTATGTCTTCTGGCGATCACAGCAAGTAGAAAAAGCAGTTCCCAGCGCTCCCAAGAAAGAGAAAGCACCAAAGCCAAAGCCTGTCCGTACCCATTCGGAAGTAAGTCAGGCCAAAAAAGACCTAAAAAAGAAAGAGCGGGAGCTTGAAGATGTGGAAGGGCATATTATGGCATTGGAAGATGAGAAGGTGCAATTGGAAAAGCAACTGGCCGATCCGGCGGTTTTTCAAAATGAAGAAGAGTCCCAAAAGGTCAATAAGGCCTATGAAGAAGTGAAGAAAAAGGAAGAGCAGCTTACTTCCAATTGGGAAAGGCTTGCAGAGGAAATTCAGGACCTTCAGGAAACGGTCTCCTGA
- the ychF gene encoding redox-regulated ATPase YchF, with the protein MALQCGIVGLPNVGKSTLFNALSSAKAEAANFPFCTIEPNVGVVTVPDHRLKILEGLVDPERVMPTVIEFVDIAGLVKGASKGEGLGNKFLANIREVDAIVHVIRCFNDDNVVHVAGKVDPIFDKEVIDTELQLKDLESVDKKIVRIEKIAKSGDAKAKKELEILKVFKAGLEAGKNARAIDVEKEDLEAIRDIHLLTIKPVLYVANVDEGSIQGGNEYVELLKENVKDENAEVIMLCAAIESQIAEFEDLDEKEMFLGEYGLKESGLNRLIKAAYDLLDLITYFTAGKQEVRAWTIKKGWKAPAAAGVIHTDFERGFIKAEVIKLPDYETFKTEAACRENGKTAIEGKEYVVKDGDIMHFRFNV; encoded by the coding sequence ATGGCATTACAGTGTGGCATCGTTGGCTTGCCCAACGTCGGAAAATCAACATTATTCAATGCACTTTCCAGTGCAAAGGCAGAAGCGGCAAACTTCCCTTTCTGCACCATCGAACCAAATGTAGGGGTAGTTACCGTACCTGATCATAGACTGAAGATATTGGAAGGACTGGTAGATCCGGAGAGAGTGATGCCCACCGTGATCGAGTTTGTGGATATAGCAGGATTGGTAAAAGGAGCCAGCAAGGGCGAAGGTCTAGGAAATAAATTCCTTGCCAATATCCGTGAAGTGGATGCAATCGTACACGTGATCCGGTGTTTTAATGACGATAATGTGGTCCATGTAGCAGGAAAAGTTGACCCAATATTTGACAAAGAGGTAATAGATACCGAACTTCAGCTAAAAGATCTGGAATCTGTTGACAAAAAGATTGTAAGGATCGAAAAAATCGCAAAGTCCGGTGACGCAAAAGCCAAGAAAGAGCTTGAAATCCTAAAAGTCTTCAAAGCAGGACTAGAAGCAGGAAAAAACGCTAGGGCAATCGATGTGGAAAAGGAAGACCTTGAAGCCATCAGGGACATCCATCTGCTGACGATAAAGCCCGTACTGTACGTGGCAAATGTAGATGAAGGCAGCATCCAAGGCGGCAATGAATATGTGGAGCTACTCAAGGAAAATGTAAAGGATGAGAATGCAGAAGTGATCATGCTTTGCGCCGCTATCGAATCGCAAATAGCGGAATTTGAAGACCTGGACGAAAAAGAAATGTTTCTGGGTGAATATGGCCTTAAAGAAAGTGGGCTCAACAGACTCATCAAGGCCGCGTATGATCTCCTTGACTTGATCACCTATTTTACTGCCGGCAAACAAGAAGTCCGGGCTTGGACAATTAAAAAAGGCTGGAAAGCCCCAGCCGCAGCAGGTGTGATCCATACGGATTTTGAGCGTGGATTCATTAAAGCGGAGGTCATTAAGTTACCAGATTATGAAACATTCAAGACTGAAGCTGCCTGTCGTGAAAACGGAAAAACAGCCATTGAAGGCAAAGAATATGTAGTAAAGGACGGTGACATTATGCATTTTAGGTTTAATGTTTAA
- a CDS encoding type IX secretion system plug protein, whose amino-acid sequence MRIVIILFFLMCSLYSFCIAQEELVDKVYEENIQTVQLYRRGGNIASQLNTPVIPLGGGQLVLEFDDLAFEPDRYAATLIHCDADWTPSGLKSADYLQRYNEFNITEYDYSINTRVPYVHFTFPVPQVTKSGNYILKVYRGRNEDEVIITRRFMVYQDQVKVGVQLLPPTMIAERMTGQQIDILVNYGARELKNPLENVKVVVRQNQRWDNAKVGGKPSFIRQDKSQLEYRFFSGENIFDAGNEFRFIDLRYVRTTGRNIASIEMKDDVVYASAALNEPRSTTSYLEYLDLNGQYIVENLERGNPKLESEYVLVTFAADMGEVVGEPYLFGALTNWGRSPQAKMTKNESSGQYRTSVLLKQGWYDYQIALRKEGGWDTSPMEGSHFQTENEYEVLVYYRDFGSRYDELIGYTSINANNRRF is encoded by the coding sequence ATGAGGATAGTAATCATATTGTTTTTTTTAATGTGCAGCCTGTATTCATTTTGCATTGCGCAGGAAGAGTTAGTGGATAAGGTATATGAGGAAAATATACAGACCGTGCAGCTTTATCGCCGTGGTGGAAATATAGCTTCCCAGCTGAACACGCCGGTTATACCATTGGGAGGGGGGCAATTGGTATTGGAGTTTGACGACCTTGCTTTTGAGCCTGATCGGTATGCCGCCACTTTGATTCATTGTGATGCAGATTGGACACCTTCCGGCCTCAAGTCAGCCGATTACCTACAGCGGTACAATGAATTTAACATCACCGAGTACGATTATTCGATCAATACCCGAGTTCCGTATGTGCATTTCACTTTTCCAGTTCCACAGGTGACCAAGTCAGGAAATTATATTTTGAAGGTCTATCGTGGCAGAAATGAGGATGAAGTGATCATCACTAGGAGATTTATGGTGTACCAGGACCAAGTTAAAGTGGGGGTACAGCTATTACCGCCCACCATGATAGCCGAACGAATGACCGGACAGCAGATTGATATTTTAGTGAATTATGGTGCAAGGGAACTTAAGAATCCTTTGGAAAATGTCAAGGTGGTCGTACGGCAAAACCAGCGTTGGGACAATGCAAAAGTAGGCGGGAAGCCATCATTTATCAGGCAGGACAAGAGCCAGTTGGAGTACCGTTTTTTTTCAGGAGAGAATATTTTTGATGCTGGAAATGAGTTTCGTTTTATCGACCTTCGGTACGTTCGGACCACTGGACGAAATATTGCTTCTATCGAAATGAAAGATGATGTGGTGTATGCTTCGGCAGCACTCAATGAACCCCGGAGTACGACCAGCTACCTGGAGTATCTGGACCTGAATGGGCAGTATATCGTAGAAAACCTGGAACGGGGAAATCCAAAGCTGGAAAGTGAATACGTGTTGGTGACCTTTGCCGCTGATATGGGAGAGGTGGTCGGAGAGCCATATCTTTTTGGGGCATTGACCAATTGGGGACGATCTCCACAAGCAAAAATGACCAAGAATGAATCGAGTGGACAATACCGAACCTCAGTGTTGCTAAAACAGGGGTGGTATGATTATCAAATAGCCTTAAGAAAAGAGGGGGGGTGGGACACTTCTCCAATGGAAGGAAGTCATTTCCAAACAGAAAATGAGTATGAGGTTTTGGTCTATTACAGGGATTTCGGTTCTAGGTATGATGAGCTGATCGGATATACTTCCATCAATGCCAATAATAGGCGATTTTGA
- a CDS encoding PQQ-dependent sugar dehydrogenase, whose amino-acid sequence MNYHKTLFGALSLSILMFSCGTDQENKLKPIEATEGDNRVDISADSADVQLETIQLPENFSISVWAANIPNARSLSMSEEGIVFVGNRQENNVYAVVDENGDGKADFRYTLAEDLNSPNGVAYKDGDLYVAEINRILKFPDIKNHLTDPSFEVVYDQYPTEGHHGWKFIAFGPDGLLYVPVGAPCNICEPEKEIFASITRLDVNAENPEPEIVAHGVRNTVGFDWHPDSKNLWFTDNGRDQMGDNIPECELNAITEAGQHFGYPYWHQGDVKDPEFGDAGEGQSAYVAPKANLGPHVAPLGMRFYAGSMFPNTYKKSIFVAKHGSWNRSKKSGYTVTNVSLDGSEVAGEEVFASGWLDDASQEVWGRPVDVQELPDGSLLVSDDMAGCIYRISYNQP is encoded by the coding sequence ATGAACTATCACAAAACCTTGTTCGGTGCTTTATCATTAAGCATCTTAATGTTTTCTTGTGGCACAGATCAAGAAAACAAACTAAAACCTATAGAAGCGACGGAAGGGGATAATCGCGTGGATATTTCAGCAGATTCTGCTGATGTACAGCTAGAAACCATCCAATTACCTGAAAATTTTTCCATTTCCGTATGGGCAGCCAATATCCCCAATGCCAGATCATTAAGCATGTCTGAAGAAGGAATCGTCTTTGTCGGCAACCGACAGGAGAACAATGTATATGCCGTAGTCGATGAGAACGGTGATGGTAAAGCAGACTTCCGCTATACTCTTGCCGAAGACCTCAATTCTCCAAATGGTGTTGCCTACAAGGACGGAGACCTATATGTGGCCGAAATCAACCGGATTCTTAAATTCCCTGACATTAAGAATCATTTAACAGATCCAAGCTTCGAGGTAGTGTATGACCAATACCCTACAGAAGGACACCATGGATGGAAATTCATTGCATTCGGACCTGATGGACTTCTATACGTCCCTGTCGGCGCCCCTTGCAATATCTGCGAACCTGAAAAAGAAATTTTTGCCTCCATCACACGCTTGGATGTAAATGCGGAGAACCCAGAACCGGAAATCGTGGCACATGGTGTACGAAACACAGTCGGATTTGACTGGCATCCAGACAGTAAGAACCTTTGGTTTACCGACAATGGCCGGGATCAAATGGGAGATAATATACCTGAATGTGAATTGAACGCCATAACTGAGGCAGGACAGCATTTTGGCTACCCTTACTGGCACCAAGGCGATGTAAAGGATCCTGAATTTGGCGATGCTGGCGAAGGCCAATCTGCTTACGTCGCTCCAAAAGCAAATTTGGGCCCTCACGTGGCTCCTTTGGGGATGCGTTTTTATGCAGGCAGCATGTTCCCTAATACCTACAAAAAATCGATTTTTGTGGCCAAGCACGGTTCATGGAACAGAAGCAAAAAAAGTGGTTATACCGTTACCAATGTTTCGCTTGACGGCAGTGAAGTGGCAGGTGAAGAAGTATTCGCCTCAGGATGGCTAGACGATGCCAGTCAGGAAGTTTGGGGGCGCCCTGTGGATGTGCAGGAATTGCCAGACGGCAGTCTTCTCGTCTCTGATGACATGGCCGGCTGTATTTACCGAATCAGCTATAACCAGCCTTAA
- a CDS encoding ABC1 kinase family protein has protein sequence MEKKEQASIPVGKVQRATKFIKTGAKVGGNYVKHYARKFQDPSHSREQLDNDNATDIYGSLSELKGSALKVAQMMSMDKNLLPRAYQEQFSMAQYSAPPLSYPLVVKTFQRYFEKAPEAIFDTFTRSAVNAASIGQVHQATLDGKKLAVKIQYPGVANSVSSDLKLVRPFALRLLNISEKELNHYMAEVEERLLEETDYELEVRRSKEISSECSHIPHLAFPTYYEALSCERVIVMDWLEGKHIKEWLLTDPSQEARNRIGQALWDFYHHQVHELKQVHADPHPGNFIMMDNGKLGIIDFGCVKVIPGDFYLGYFSLIKKELVANKDELDKIFYDLEFISDKDTAEEKVFFKAVFKEMISLIGRPFHEDWFDFADDAYFDQIFELSDRVSNDKMFKKSRQARGSKHGLYVNRTYFGLYSLLNQLQAKVKTTKPEWLE, from the coding sequence GTGGAAAAGAAAGAACAAGCCAGCATCCCTGTGGGCAAGGTCCAAAGGGCAACAAAATTTATCAAAACCGGTGCTAAGGTTGGGGGAAATTACGTAAAGCACTATGCCCGTAAATTTCAGGATCCGTCACATTCACGAGAGCAACTTGATAACGATAATGCAACAGATATATACGGTTCGCTGAGCGAGCTAAAGGGAAGTGCCTTAAAAGTGGCCCAGATGATGTCCATGGACAAAAACCTGCTGCCTAGGGCTTACCAAGAGCAATTTTCCATGGCGCAGTACAGTGCGCCTCCTTTATCGTACCCCTTGGTGGTCAAGACTTTCCAGAGGTATTTCGAAAAAGCGCCGGAAGCCATTTTCGATACGTTTACCCGCTCTGCCGTGAACGCCGCTTCCATCGGGCAGGTGCACCAAGCCACGTTGGATGGGAAGAAGTTGGCGGTGAAGATCCAGTATCCCGGTGTCGCCAATAGTGTGAGTTCGGACCTTAAATTGGTGCGGCCTTTTGCCCTTAGGTTGCTGAATATTAGTGAAAAGGAGCTAAATCACTATATGGCCGAAGTAGAGGAACGGTTGCTGGAAGAGACAGATTATGAGCTTGAGGTGAGGCGATCAAAGGAAATTTCTTCCGAATGCAGCCACATCCCACATTTGGCCTTTCCTACGTATTATGAAGCACTCAGCTGCGAGCGTGTCATTGTGATGGATTGGCTGGAAGGAAAGCACATCAAAGAATGGCTGCTTACGGATCCTTCTCAGGAAGCAAGAAATCGCATCGGGCAAGCTTTGTGGGACTTTTATCACCATCAAGTGCATGAACTCAAACAAGTCCACGCTGATCCGCATCCCGGCAATTTTATCATGATGGATAATGGAAAGTTGGGTATCATTGATTTTGGCTGTGTCAAAGTGATCCCTGGGGATTTTTACCTTGGATATTTCAGCTTGATCAAAAAAGAATTGGTGGCCAATAAGGATGAATTGGATAAAATATTTTATGACCTGGAATTTATCTCCGATAAAGATACGGCTGAAGAAAAGGTGTTTTTCAAGGCCGTTTTCAAAGAGATGATTTCATTGATAGGAAGACCATTCCACGAAGACTGGTTTGATTTTGCTGATGATGCTTATTTCGACCAGATTTTTGAACTGAGCGACCGGGTGTCCAATGACAAGATGTTCAAAAAATCAAGACAGGCAAGGGGATCCAAACATGGCCTTTATGTGAACAGGACGTATTTTGGCTTGTATAGCTTGCTCAATCAGCTGCAGGCTAAAGTAAAAACGACCAAGCCGGAGTGGTTGGAGTAA
- a CDS encoding acyl-CoA reductase, with protein sequence MTLQERIGAFVALGRRIDQLSDAEFEELAFRAENNNNWFTSDHVKLALRGLVIMLDEEKMKSWISRYDLSEVKKPKSIGVMMAGNIPAVGFHDLMMVLVSGHMAHVKLSSADQVLIKWLVRELVEIAPDFAKQVVFEEMLKAKDAYIATGSDNSARYFNYYFGKYPSVIRKNRTSVAVLDGSETAEDYVELAKDVFQYFGLGCRSVSKLYVRDEAQVNDFLTAIEGYNFVFSHHKYLNNYEYNKSIYLINGDAHLDNGFLLCKQSEELVSPVAVLYFETFDDVEKLKELLENQSEKIQCIVSKGAWYPLSVGFGEAQQPAVDDYADHVDTMAFLQELR encoded by the coding sequence ATGACACTTCAGGAGAGAATAGGTGCTTTTGTGGCACTGGGCAGGCGGATTGACCAATTATCGGATGCGGAATTTGAGGAGCTGGCTTTCAGGGCTGAAAACAATAACAACTGGTTTACATCAGATCATGTAAAACTGGCCTTGCGGGGTTTGGTAATCATGCTTGATGAAGAAAAGATGAAATCCTGGATTAGCCGGTATGATCTTTCTGAGGTGAAAAAGCCAAAGAGCATTGGGGTGATGATGGCAGGAAATATTCCGGCCGTGGGTTTCCATGACTTGATGATGGTGTTGGTCTCCGGACATATGGCGCATGTTAAATTGAGTTCTGCTGATCAAGTGCTGATCAAGTGGCTTGTCCGGGAATTGGTGGAGATCGCGCCTGATTTTGCCAAGCAAGTGGTCTTTGAAGAGATGCTAAAGGCCAAAGATGCCTACATCGCTACGGGAAGTGATAATTCAGCAAGGTATTTTAATTATTATTTTGGTAAATATCCCAGTGTGATCCGTAAAAATCGAACATCTGTGGCGGTATTGGATGGGAGTGAAACGGCTGAGGATTATGTGGAGCTGGCCAAGGATGTTTTTCAGTATTTTGGTCTTGGATGTAGAAGCGTGTCCAAACTTTATGTTCGGGATGAAGCGCAGGTGAATGACTTTTTAACCGCCATTGAGGGGTATAATTTTGTGTTCAGTCATCACAAATACCTCAATAATTATGAATACAACAAATCCATTTATTTGATAAATGGAGATGCGCACCTGGACAATGGATTCTTGCTATGCAAGCAAAGTGAGGAATTGGTCTCTCCAGTAGCGGTACTTTATTTTGAGACGTTCGATGATGTAGAAAAACTAAAAGAATTACTGGAAAACCAATCAGAAAAGATTCAGTGTATTGTCAGCAAGGGAGCTTGGTATCCTTTAAGTGTGGGGTTTGGTGAAGCACAACAGCCTGCGGTAGATGATTATGCAGATCATGTGGACACCATGGCTTTTCTCCAAGAGCTTAGGTAA
- a CDS encoding 4Fe-4S binding protein: MAIMITDECINCGACEPECPNTAIYEGGLEWTWGGGTELSEVKQEDGSVVDADEPQEPVSDEFYYIVTGKCTECTGFHEEPQCAAVCPVDCCVDDPDHPESEEELLEKKQYLHAE, translated from the coding sequence ATGGCAATAATGATAACTGATGAATGCATCAACTGTGGTGCATGTGAGCCTGAATGCCCAAATACAGCCATCTATGAAGGTGGGCTTGAATGGACTTGGGGCGGAGGTACTGAGCTTAGTGAAGTGAAGCAAGAAGACGGGTCAGTAGTGGATGCAGACGAACCTCAAGAGCCTGTTTCTGATGAATTTTACTACATCGTCACCGGTAAATGCACAGAATGTACTGGTTTTCACGAAGAACCACAATGTGCCGCTGTGTGTCCTGTCGATTGCTGTGTTGATGATCCTGATCATCCAGAATCAGAAGAAGAGTTATTGGAAAAGAAACAATATCTACACGCAGAATAA
- the cas6 gene encoding CRISPR-associated endoribonuclease Cas6, whose amino-acid sequence MRIRLIFSLKNKGAYLPFHHQYILAQFLKGLIVKGGREEFFNYNYFNFSGLKGQTKVSRSGLHYYSSLVTLVLSSPNEDFLDYLLEQVFKTPKIELGNLIISPEYTEKESEPELEASNKFVCISPLVLLTPTFDDDSGKRFINPDTDEFSDLLYESTLTRMERSGWYSQEQMESFYKFQVVPDMNYVNKLKEQQKKFARIYSVYDMDVKYEVRGYTLPFTLYAAHEVQDFVFKCGLGAFTHKGFGMLDLANNSPSQRTEPYKFKREGFVPYKSRQQEQSRPKDEDEQE is encoded by the coding sequence GTGAGAATTAGATTAATATTTTCGTTAAAGAACAAAGGCGCTTATTTACCCTTTCATCACCAATACATTTTGGCCCAGTTTCTTAAAGGTCTGATTGTAAAAGGTGGCCGTGAAGAGTTTTTCAACTACAATTACTTCAACTTCTCTGGCCTAAAGGGCCAGACCAAAGTAAGTAGAAGTGGCCTGCATTATTACTCAAGCTTAGTTACCTTAGTGCTTTCATCACCCAATGAAGACTTTCTTGACTATCTGCTAGAGCAAGTATTCAAAACGCCAAAAATTGAGTTAGGAAACCTCATCATCTCCCCTGAGTACACAGAAAAAGAATCTGAGCCAGAATTGGAGGCTTCAAACAAATTTGTTTGTATTTCTCCATTGGTGTTGTTGACTCCTACGTTTGATGATGATTCCGGCAAACGGTTCATCAACCCAGACACGGACGAGTTTTCGGATTTGTTGTACGAATCCACCTTGACCCGGATGGAGCGATCAGGATGGTACAGCCAGGAACAAATGGAATCTTTCTATAAATTCCAGGTAGTACCGGACATGAATTATGTAAATAAGCTGAAAGAGCAGCAAAAGAAATTTGCTAGGATTTACTCCGTTTACGACATGGACGTAAAGTATGAAGTAAGAGGCTACACCCTGCCTTTCACACTTTATGCTGCCCATGAAGTACAAGATTTCGTGTTTAAATGCGGACTGGGTGCTTTTACGCACAAAGGCTTCGGAATGCTGGACTTGGCCAACAATTCGCCGAGCCAACGCACAGAACCTTACAAGTTCAAAAGAGAGGGATTTGTCCCATACAAGTCCCGACAGCAAGAACAGTCCCGTCCAAAAGACGAAGACGAGCAAGAGTAA
- a CDS encoding AI-2E family transporter, translated as MQKLIISVLVFTGILLLLGWYFSNIAFYLIISLVIAAALRPMTNRINSVHVFGHHIPRWMAILCSFATIGMVLFLITLLFIPLIIDQVEIIQNVDIEFLYEQIQRPINKVESFLIKLNLLSNNPGHLFEQVKNTILSSIREINFQGFINSLINTTSSLLITILAVVFISFFLLLENGLLRRNIINLVPNKYFELSVATFHKVERLLSNYLVGLLIQMTAIFTISSTGLAIVGVDYALTIGVFAAVANLIPYAGPMLGATFGVIVGLITGDFIGTEEMPFFVLKILAVFSVVQLTDNIFLQPLIFSKSVKAHPLEIFVIIFAGAKVGGVIGMVLAIPVYTIFRVSVQEFYKGYKEYRIFKI; from the coding sequence ATGCAGAAACTGATCATTTCCGTCTTGGTTTTTACCGGCATCCTTCTTTTGCTGGGTTGGTACTTCTCCAACATAGCATTCTATTTGATCATTTCACTGGTAATTGCTGCTGCCTTGCGCCCGATGACCAACCGTATTAACAGCGTTCACGTCTTTGGTCATCATATCCCGCGTTGGATGGCAATTCTTTGCTCTTTTGCCACGATAGGAATGGTACTGTTTCTGATCACCTTGCTTTTTATTCCTTTGATCATCGACCAAGTCGAAATCATCCAGAATGTGGACATTGAATTTCTATACGAACAGATCCAGCGCCCCATCAACAAAGTGGAAAGTTTCTTGATCAAACTAAATTTATTAAGCAATAATCCAGGGCATCTTTTTGAGCAGGTAAAAAACACCATACTATCCAGTATTCGGGAAATCAATTTCCAGGGTTTTATCAATAGCCTGATCAATACCACCAGTTCACTGTTGATCACCATTTTAGCGGTGGTCTTTATTTCGTTCTTTCTATTGCTGGAAAATGGGCTTTTGCGAAGAAACATCATCAACTTGGTACCCAACAAGTATTTTGAACTTTCAGTGGCCACTTTTCACAAAGTAGAACGACTCCTGTCCAATTACCTCGTGGGATTACTCATTCAGATGACTGCTATATTCACCATCTCCTCCACCGGCTTGGCGATTGTCGGGGTAGATTACGCCCTCACCATCGGGGTTTTTGCAGCAGTGGCGAACCTCATTCCTTATGCCGGCCCAATGCTTGGTGCCACTTTTGGGGTGATAGTAGGACTTATCACTGGTGATTTTATCGGCACTGAGGAAATGCCCTTCTTTGTTTTGAAGATTTTAGCTGTCTTTTCAGTAGTTCAGCTCACGGACAACATCTTTTTGCAGCCCTTAATTTTCTCGAAATCTGTAAAAGCGCATCCACTTGAAATATTTGTTATTATCTTTGCAGGTGCAAAAGTCGGTGGGGTGATCGGCATGGTACTTGCCATCCCCGTTTATACGATTTTCAGGGTTTCTGTACAGGAGTTCTACAAAGGATATAAGGAATACCGCATATTTAAAATTTAA